The following is a genomic window from Mus pahari chromosome 1, PAHARI_EIJ_v1.1, whole genome shotgun sequence.
GCATTCAGAGCTTCCAGTGGTTCTAGGAAGAGATTAAattagaggagaggaaaggaaattaGGTGCCTCTGCATTCTTCTTGGTATTTCACCCTGTGGCACTGCCTAGGAACACTTCCACGTCTCCACAGCACATGACCAACTGCTAATTTTGACACCTCACCCTTCTGGGATCTCACACAGGCCACTTTTCCTTCACCAAGTTCCCCACATCTTAACAATAGATGAGCAAGGCCCTAGTCCTGTTTTGACTTCAAGAAGAATCATCATCATTGTAACCATTGTGCCCGAGAACAAAGGAACATATGGATCAAAGCTTTCGAGTTTTCAGCCCCACCACCATCACATGACCACCCAGCTCAAAGGCAGCTACTGTCCACTGAAGGACTGGTGGGATCCGCAGCTTCTGGGCTTTCAAAAGGAGTTCCTATGGTTACCTAGAGACAGCACCCTCGCTGCAACATCCACATTGTTGGGGGCTGCGTTGCCAACATTCCTTCTGCAAGGCTGTATTTAGCCACTTCAAGCTGTAGCCCTTGGTGACAGTATCTTTCTTCTCACAGATCCTTTCATCCCTCCTGCTCATCTATTTCCTTTTGGTTTCCCTTTCCAACCTGAGAATCAGCTTGCCTAATTGGATCCGAAAATCCTACTGGTGTTGAAATTGTCATcacatttaaatgtatacattgaTCTTAAATGTTAATGTATCTTATGTAATAATGGCAATCCATAGGTTTTTCATTTGAATCATTAGTCTCTAGCCCCAaagtatttcttttgcttttcataCAGCTTTCCTATAGAGTTCTTGCTAGGTTCACCCTCCTTTTACCCTGCGCTGTGATTTATTAACANCCATTTCTATTACACTTCTAACATTTTTGCTGTCTGTATATGATGACCccacctttcttcctcccttcctccctctctccctctctccctccctccctccctccctccctccctccctccttctttctttttccttcctttcccctctacaGTGCTGAGGATGAAGCGCAGAGTGCTGTGCGTGGGAAGTACTCGCTTGGTTTGCCTCTGAGCCACAGCCTCAGGACTGATGATTTTAGTATGATTGATTGAGTAGGCTTcttgtagagagagagagacagagagacagagagaggagaaggaggagtttGGGATGCTTCTATggctgcttttatattttaaaaaggagagaatttTGACTGTGATGAACCAGAGGTCACAGGGAGGGACAAAACTCCAGGAAGTTCATCAAATCCTTGCAGCTGGAAGCACTGGTCAAGAGCTAAAGAAACTGTTCTTTGAAGTTATAAGAAAGCTGTGGGGATGGGAGGTCAGTTCTGGTCCCCAAGGCTCTAAGTCTTTTCATGAGCTCTCCTCTCCTTTCAAGTCTTCATGTTGAAGACTCCCCTCCACGACTTCCCCAACCCTTCCAACACCCCATGCTCCCAATACTCcactccctacccccatccctgTGCTTTTACATCGGAAATGTGAGTGCTGTCCAATTCTACaacacccccttctctctctctctctctctctctctctctctctctctctctctctctctctctctctcccctctcctttttctggTGCTGGAGAGTAAAATCTGGCCCTTgctgtgcagtggtggcgcacacctttaatcccagcatttgggaggcagaggcaggaagatttctgagtttgaggccagcctggtctacaaagtgagttccaggacagccaggactatacagagaaaccctgtctcgaaaaacgaaaaaaagaagaagaagacaccaCAGTTCCCATAACACCATACTTTGCTTGGGCCATTACAAGTGGCTGTACCTGTAGAGAAGCTAGAACGGGCCATTCCTGTCTAACACTGCATCCTGAAATGAGCAATGTCTATGCTATACTATACTCCCCAAGGCATGGTTGAAGTTTTCTCAGGGCTCCAATGCTGAGCCTCCTCCTACTCAATCCTCCTTCGtccttctgtctgcttctgttgtCCTCAGGGTACTGCATGTAGAAACTGAAGCTCAGTTTCTAGTGCATCCTTGCCTAAATTCTGAGGAGAGGCAAGCGCATGTTACTTAAGCATAGTAAAGTTGAAGTTACACGAATCACCGGCAAAAGGTTAGTCACTGATCGCACCTGTGTACAAAGACAGCTATAAAATATCCCTGGCTTGGGGGTACTCATCCAGGAAAAAAGGGGGACCGGATTTGAGTGGATAGCTGGTACTTTATCACAAGGAACAATGGAGAAACGAGAGGTAtatttccctccccctccttttgcttccttttctacCCATCTTGTACAGACAAAACAGGTTCTCCATCACTGAAACAACCTAGCCAAAACAGCCCAGaggttggtttcttttctttctttctttttaattttatttattttattttatttttttgagacaggctttcactatgtagctctgactgtcctagaactcactacacaaaccaggctggccttaaagccatctgcctctgccttgcaagtactgggatcacaggcatgtagcCAATTACtccagaagtgattttttttgttgttgttttgttttgtttgttcgagacagggtttctctgtgtagccctggctgtcctggaactcactttgtagaccaggctggtcttgaacttagaaatccgcctgcctctgcctctgcctctgcctctacctctgggattaaaggcatgcaccaccaccgcccagcttcttcttcttcttcttttttttttaaagatttatttatttattatatgtaagtacatggtagctgtcttccaatacaccagaagagggcagcagatcttattacaggtggttgtgagccaccatgtggttgctgggatttgaactcaagctctttggaagagcagtcggtgctcttaaccgctgagccatctctccagccctctttttNNNNNNNNNNNNNNNNNNNNNNNNNNNNNNNNNNNNNNNNNNNNNNNNNNNNNNNNNNNNNNNNNNNNNNNNNNNNNNNNNNNNNNNNNNNNNNNNNNNNNNNNNNNNNNNNNNNNNNNNNNNNNNNNNNNNNNNNNNNNNNNNNNNNNNNNNNNNNNNNNNNNNNNNNNNNNNNNNNNNNNNNNNNNNNNNNNNNNNNNNNNNNNNNNNNNNNNNNNNNNNNNNNNNNNNNNNNNNNNNNNNNNNNNNNNNNNNNNNNNNNNNNNNNNNNNNNNNNNNNNNNNNNNNNNNNNNNNNNNNNNNNNNNNNNNNNNNNNNNNNNNNNNNNNNNNNNNNNNNNNNNNNNNNNNNNNNNNNNNNNNNNNNNNNNNNNNNNNNNNNNNNNNNNNNNNNNNNNNNNNNNNNNNNNNNNNNNNNNNNNNNNNNNNNNNNNNNNNNNNNNNNNNNNNNNNNNNNNNNNNNNNNNNNNNNNNNNNNNNNNNNNNNNNNNNNNNNNNNNNNNNNNNNNNNNNNNNNNNNNNNNNNNNNNNNNNNNNNNNNNNNNNNNNNNNNNNNNNNNNNNNNNNNNNNNNNNNNNNNNNNNNNNNNNNNNNNNNNNNNNNNNNNNNNNNNNNNNNNNNNNNNNNNNNNNNNNNNNNNNNNNNNNNNNNNNNNNNNNNNNNNNNNNNNNNNNNNNNNNNNNNNNNNNNNNNNNNNNNNNNNNNNNNNNNNNNNNNNNNNNNNNNNNNNNNNNNNNNNNNNNNNNNNNNNNNNNNNNNNNNNNNNNNNNNNNNNNNNNNNNNNNNNNNNNNNNNNNNNNNNNNNNNNNNNNNNNNNNNNNNNNNNNNNNNNNNNNNNNNNNNNNNNNNNNNNNNNNNNNNNNNNNNNNNNNNNNNNNNNNNNNNNNNNNNNNNNNNNNNNNNNNNNNNNNNNNNNNNNNNNNNNNNNNNNNNNNNNNNNNNNNNNNNNNNNNNNNNNNNNNNNNNNNNNNNNNNNNNNNNNNNNNNNNNNtctctctctctctctctctctctctctctatatatatatatatatatatatatatatatatatatatatatatcttttctttaGGATTCATAGACTATTTTGTAATCCtggttcactttttaaaataattggagATTTTCTTACTACTGTTGATTCCTAGCATAATTTTCTTCTCATCAGAGAACAGATTTTGCATTATTGAAGCTGTTTAGGATGAATTGCAGTTGGTCTTGTTCAGAATATGGTCTGTATCAGTGACTACACTAGGTTGGTCTGTTGTTCCTAGCTCTCCATATGTGTCAATCAAGCCTGTTTTATGATAGTGTTGTTCAAGTCTTTTTTGTGGGGGGAAAGGGTGCTCACTATGCAGCACAGGCTGGCCCATACTTATAATTCTCCTGcatccacctcctaagtgctaggattacagacttCTGCCTTTACAGTTGGCTAACTGCCCCTCTGTGATAATCTTTTTGGGGACCCTGTTTAACCTTGAACTTTGTGCAAAATATCAAAATGGAAAGTTTAacccagaggtttttttttcttttcttttcttttttttagtcaacagaatgtaaaaaaattaaagcagacCTTTCAGGTGATAATCATGTGTAGGCAATGAGATATGATAGAAGGTTAGCATTTTATGAACCAACTAATACTCTCGTACAAATTTACATTCTGAGTTAAGAATGCAGGGCAGATTGTCAGCATACTGAGACACTATGATTAGTCACTTCCCATGCCTGCTAAGTAAATTTATAAAGGACCAGTACcttaagggaattttttttttttttttttttggagacagagtctcaccatgtagccttggATGGGCTAGAACTCACAGTATAAAccatgctagccttgaattcGTAgagctacctctgcctcctgagtgtcaaGTAACTTTGAAAACAGAACTAGAACAAGTGTGTCTATGATAATTCCTCTTTCTCCCACAGACAGAGCTACCAGCACCTTCCTCTTTGACCCCTTCTGATCTCAGTGCTAACAGTAAATGCTAGTGTACCCTGGCAACTTTCCCTCCACTCTGCCTGGTGCCCCTAGGGAAAAACATTCATCTTTCCcagaacctcctcctcctcttccagcgGACGCTTGTCTGTCGAGCATGTTCTTCCACACTATTCTAGATGTCCCGGACACAGAcgcttcctccctttccctcatcATTTCAGTTGTCTTTTCTCTGGCTCTTTGAAGTCTGCCATCTCTCCTAGTTTACATCATGCACTTCACATGTTAAACTTGTTGCTAATCACATTATTATGTCTGTGGAGAATTGCATGTATGATTTTAGAAGGCAATGAGTGTGCTTTAAAAAACCCCAGACTTAGCCAATCCCCAAAAAGACCTGGAGATGCTGGGACTTCGCCAATGTCATTCAAAAGTCAGAAGGAGGCATCTGatcccttcccttccactgcAAGCAGCTGTTTCTTGTTCCCGAGCCAGGGTCCTGGCACAGCTCTTGGACACACAGACTGcggccttttcttctttcttagaaAGAAATTTGTCAGACCATCAGAGGGCATCCTGGGAGGGCCTGGTAGTCCTCTTTCCCAGAGAGATGAAAGTGTGATCCTAGCCACGGTTCTGGACAGTACAGATTCATTCCCATTGTTTCTTTTTGGTGATGCAAGCTTTTTGCTGAGACCGTGTATGTTGGGCCATACTTTTGGAGAATGGTCTCCAGATACCTTGAGTTTCCTTGGCTATGATTAATTTTATCTAAGGATCAGTGCGACTCAACATGCGATCACATAAGTCTACCCTCAAAGTATGCTCAACCTGGATGTTTTAACAATTGCTTGAGTTCAGAAATGCACAAAATGtgtataaaatagtttttatgcCATAGAGGCAGATCAAATAGAAAAAGTCAGGAATTTGTTGCACTTACTAATATTAAAGGGAGAGAGTAAAAATAGAGGCATTCTACTcgggagggggagggtggggtTCCCATTGGCATTAGGCTCAGGCTTAGGTAATATAGGGTGATAGAAGataactgggcatggtggggcatgcctttaaccccagccacTTGGGAGCTGAGTCAGGAAGATTGCAGCTCTCTTGTCATGGCCTACCTGGGTTGCAGAGCACAAGCATCCCacctaaaaattaaaagaagtttaGGAACTCAGTTGGCATAGGAGCCTCCAGTCAAGgcagaaggcctgagttcagtccccaggacccacatggtggtggGTGAGAACTAACTCTGGAGGCAAGGTATACtctgacctgtgtgtgtgcacacccacacatgaacacacacatgaacacacacacaccacagatgaTGGGGCGCTTAAATAAAGGTGTACTTAGAAATGGATAAGTAGGGGCcaaagagttcaattcccagcatccacgtggcagATCTCAGACCCATTTCTAAAGGATGGGATGCTCTCATCTGTTGTCTGTCCCACAGGATCCTCCATGCACAGGGTATgtaacctcacacacacacacacacacacacactaaataaataaataaataaataaataaataaataaataaataaataaaagaaatagcagAATTTCCATCGTTTTACAACTCTAAATCCAACCagtcagttatttttttctaattagagaCGATTGTtacaacatattaaaaaaaaaacaaaccacattttaaatttaatcataGAAGAGATGAAGGACCAAATGACCCAGATACATGTTTAAATTTtagctgattttaaaaaataatcaaaatttaaaggcttggagtttttgtttgtatttggagATCTAGAGAACACTGAACTTCTAAAATTCACTTCTGATTTTAGGTAGTTAATGAACTTTTCCGGACAGTAGGCTCAAAATTCTGTTGAAAAGTAGTAAAGGGACTGAAAAACAATTGTCCTGATAATccagttttagatttatttttttacctatAACACTTTAATCTACATAGAAAGTGTGATGCCAGTCACACCCAGAGTTAATAACAATCAAGAAAGGAGGGGGATGGGTATTCATTTTCTCGAGCTGAAAACCCAAGAAGATTTTGAATTATTCAACATGGTTCAGGTCCttacatttaatgaaaatgtgttGATATACATTGTATCCCACTTCCTAGGAAAGAGTCGCACCTCTTCAGTCACTttattctcagcttctctcccaaATCTACAATTTTCCCATACTTaatataaatctatttatttcCACTATTTCTTCTGCTCTTAAATCAGAACTgagatgcaaaacaaacaaaaccgtcTCCTGCTGTTTCAGATTCTTCTCACCCTGACTCACTCTGACCCTTGCCCCATTTTGGAATCCCGACTAGCCGACTAACTTATTCTCCATCCCGGTTCCCCGTCTAAGACGCCTTCCTCCCCGGCTGCGCTGCCCTCTGCTTCGCAGCACCTGCCCCTAGTGCCCCTGCCAGCCTGCAGCCTCAGCCATTCCAGAAATTGACAAAGAAGTTGCAAAGGGAGTGCCACTTCTCGGTGCAGTAGGTCTCAGTGAGCTCGGCATTCTGATCTAGCCCATTGGGCTGGAATCCGGCCGCCGCAGGAGGCTCCGGGACCGGGTCTGAGCCCGCTTTCCTCCCGCCCGAGTTGGACTTCACTAGCAAGGGCTTCTTTTCGAGCTGGGAGCTCGGGGACCGAATCGACTGTCGCGACCGAGCCCGGCTCCGCGCCCTGGACCGGGGCTGCTCGCTGGGATGCACGGGTAAGCTGGGGTGGGCCGGCGAGTGCAGCTCTGCGCCAGCCGTCTTGCGGGCGCACAGGCGTGGCGGCAGCGGCGCGGGGTCCAGGCAGGGCCGTGGTCTCCTGCGCAGCACGCCCAGCAGCCGTCTCCAGTAGTGCGCTCGCCGGGCGCCGGTGGCCGCGCAGCGCTCCGGATGCCCGCGGTAGGCGCAGTGCAGGCTCGCCCCTCCCGGGGTCTGGCAGCGCAAGGCCAGCTCTCCGCCAGTCGGCGTCCCCGGGGCGGGCACCAGGAGCTGCCAGCTACACGCGTGCTGCTCTGGACTCACGAAGCGACCTGAGGAGCCGTCCGTGGGGCCGGAGGCCCGGGCCACTTCCCTGCCTGCTGCCCCCTTGTCCCTCCCGGCGGCCGAAAGGAGGCAGCCtcccagcagcaacagcagcgtCAGCGGCGAGAGCGACGCCCGCGGCCTCGGAGGACTCATGCCCGCGTTGGCCATGCCACTCCTCTGGGATTCCTGGGACCTCAGCGCAGGTAGCAAGGAGGCGAGGAGCATCCTCGGATCTGCGAATGAAGGCTACGGATGAGTCCCGCTCAGACCTCTCCCTGGACACAGGAACCTGCTAACTCCCCTGACCCGACTTTCCCGAAACCAATGTTCTCAGCAAGGAGAAGCCCCTCTAAAGAGCTGTCTGTCCTAAGGGAGCAACTTAATGTTTAAGGAATCGTTTTTTAACATTCACtaagaaaaattaagtttaatAATCACCCTCCCAACCCCACACCCTCCACCCGTCACCAAACTGTCTACAAAATTATTTCAGATTAATCGGATACATGTACTTTTTAGCTTACCGAATTCTAGAAGAGGTGGAAGGGCCCTATTAGAGTAGAGCGAATGACTGCATAAGGGATTAGTCTGTTTTAAATGGCTGTGAATGAACCTGTTATCAATGAGACAGAAGGGGCCTCCCCCTTCATGCCCCTCCCAGACTTCTCTCAGTAGGTTTGGGGCCACTGCTAACACATACAGAAGATACACCCGTGTGCAGACCCACCATGCCACAGAAGTATGATAGAAGCAGCCATGtgacatgaaatttaaaatgtattttgctcTCACcgctgaaaataagaaaaatgttaacaaaactttctttccttttgaaactTGTACATATTTATCTGAAGTCTATATATAgtgaagaaagatgaaatgaaacAATAATATTCAGAACCAGATGCTAtttgcagtttcttttttttcgtTTTGCATCGCATgtatttcttctgtgtgtgtgtaccccagAGATCCATCTCAGTTTGCAGGGCCGGATggggtggcaagtgcctttgcctaCTGAGTCTTCTCAAAGGCCCCAGTATTTTCAGTCTTTCTATTTATCATGTCACTCAGTTCTATATTTTCATCAGTACACCCAAGTAGGGACATTTTGGTTTTTAACTACTTGGGATATGATAGTTTAGTTCTATTTTTCAAAACTCAAAGGTCCTAAAAGGAATGATTTGCTTGGTGGTTGGAAAGTAATACAAATTCAAGTGGTGTAATATTTAAGTATTAACCTGTTCTTTGTATGCCTCTGTAGTAGGATAGACTTTGGGTTGGGttaattttgctgttttttttttctttgcaagtttttttttttaaagatgtattattatacataagtacactgtagctttcttcagacgtgccagaagagggtatcaggtctcattatgggtggttgtaagccaccatgtggttgctgggatttgaactcaggaccatcagaaGAGCATTCagacccgctgagccatcttgccaacccaagttttctttctttctttttttttttttaaataaagtttataaaattaaaaagagaattttacatttgtttattgtttatgtggtgtgtgtgtgtgctcgaatGCTACAATACACTTGAGGAAGTCAGGAGACAAGTCTCAGGAGTGTAGTAGCTCCTCCCACCTTGCAAGTCTCAAGAATTGAAGGATTCAACTCAGATGgttaggcttagcagcaagtctctaatttgctgagccatcttataagactccctttttaaaaatagggtctcTTGGATCTTGAGTTCATTGTGTATCTGACTGTGACCTTGTATTTTAAGcaaagttatttttaagttttgggATTTTATATTCATCTCACATTTGGCTCCATAGTATGAGGTCTTTTTTTACTTTAAGAGTATATTGCCAAGAGGCTGGGGAGACACATGTGAGGGTAGAGAGGAACGGCTTCACAAGGTTGTCCTGTGATCTCCATTCAGCGCACACAAGCCCCTCCATTACACACAAGCAATAATaaagtggttttgatttgttttgttacagtttttatttctctagGGACCAGGAATGTTGCTCACTGGTAGAGGACTTGCTTAGTGTGTTCAAGGCCTTTCACCTCTCAGCACTGAATTTCCTCATCAAATTTTGGTATTAATtataccattttgttttgtttttttgtttttgagacagggttctctgggTAATAGCCCTTGCTGtactggaacttgatttgtagacggggctggccttgaactcacagagatatgcctgcttctgcctccagagtgctgagattaaagatgtgcaccacatTGCCTGGCTATACcagttaaatttttaataaaaacaaattggtACCTATGACATTAAGGAACACGAATGACAAAAAACAGGAACTCTTAACAAACATTTCATAATTATCAATAGATAATACATTTCACAGATGGAAGCCCTCTTtaaatttctcagaaaaatatTCTCTCATGTAAAGCACCAAAAGTAGTTAGATACACCTCCTTCCTCGCCCACCAGTGCTCTGATATTATCAGGGGCTGGAAGGCTCTTGATAGATTTTTCAGCTAAAGTCTGACATCTTGTGGCCTTATGcttaattacattaaaattatgaGCTAAATCCACAGACGTCACAGACATcaagaagaaaaatcaagataCGTTcaaaagagccgggcagtggggg
Proteins encoded in this region:
- the Fgfbp3 gene encoding fibroblast growth factor-binding protein 3, which encodes MANAGMSPPRPRASLSPLTLLLLLGGCLLSAAGRDKGAAGREVARASGPTDGSSGRFVSPEQHACSWQLLVPAPGTPTGGELALRCQTPGGASLHCAYRGHPERCAATGARRAHYWRRLLGVLRRRPRPCLDPAPLPPRLCARKTAGAELHSPAHPSLPVHPSEQPRSRARSRARSRQSIRSPSSQLEKKPLLVKSNSGGRKAGSDPVPEPPAAAGFQPNGLDQNAELTETYCTEKWHSLCNFFVNFWNG